The DNA sequence CTTTgcatgtataattattaatctagACATAGGCAAAATGATAAGCCTTTACAATGAATGTAAATTAAcgattacataataaattgcaGGAATCTATGTCCAGTGAttgattggtttatttcagtcGGTATACGCCGAGATGTCGGTACAAAGATGTTGCCGGCTTTTAATAGCATAAGCTGACTCATACAACATTTCGTTAATCGAAGGTTAAATATAACAGCAGCATTACGTATGTAACGTTTTAGTACACTGATCGTTTTGTATGACCTACTGGCGTATATTCAAtgaagtaggtattattttgtttcagcAAAACCAACTGAGTTTATGTTTGATGATTGTCCTGAAGGAGATTTGATTAGATTAGACGAAAAGCCTGTAGCATTAAATATTCTGTTAATTTATGTTCTCTACTAGAAAACAAACTTAGGATGAATAGCTTAGCCCAATATTCGTAAAGTTATTACGCCTTTcgagatataatatattatgatatcgAGATATATATAATAGACGATATCAATAGATGAATTATCAAtattctaattattttatcttacgAAATACAATCTCCATAAttgtgaaattaataaaactataaattttatgcatattcaatttgtaaatataggtAAACTTTATTCTCTAATGAATTCATAGAACATTCTAGAACACTTAGACCCACTCAACGAGGAATACTGAACctcttttcttttaaaaccTCTACAATTAAAGTAAGAAATGTGCATACTTTGTGCACTGGAAGTATAATAGAAggatttaaattcttttaacGTTATGTTATACATGTAATTTGTAAGAATTCTAATTGATTGAGTTATTcatgtaacatattatattctatttttgCAATTTCGATCCGGGAACACCCGaaaaagtaataaacaaacaaacaacaaacaaaaatactttattgtgcaccaaaaaaaaaaataacaaaagttaatataaaaaagacacAGTTGAGCACAACTGGTCTTATCGCTAAaacagcgatctcttccagccAATCTGATGGTTAAAGTTTATGGGCAAGAGATGCGTTTATAAAGTACGTAACTAAGTAGTAGGAAGtagaaagaaaattttaataaaatcgtgGGTAAACGTAACGTAAGCTTGtagatatgtttatttatctatgGATACATCAAGGATTGTGTTGCGAGGGTAAAGGCACTGTAATTGAAGGTCCCGACCCTCAATTAGGGTTCGACAGAGGACGAGCATgcaatcatttaaaattataatttaattcttcTGAACCTTATTCATATCCGCACAAACTAgtcattgaaatttaaaaatatacataacacCGATAATATCGGTCCGATATAACATAGATCCAAAAGTTTACTATGGAATCCCATAACCCATTACTTCTACCAATACACATTGAATCAAAATGTCATGCATATAGCCTGCAAATATTACAACagtaataatacctattatgtatATTGCTACTCTTTATATTGCTAGAGAAACATTAAAAaggtaacattaaaataacctATTTAATAGCTGACTTTGAAGACTTAAAAGTAATGCGAGAAATTCTAATTACACTTTCATAATACAGTTTAGTAATTGTTTGGTGCAGCGAACAGAGAGTTTTTAACGAAGATACgaaaatgaattataattCTGCAACGCTAGTAAATTTTGTAGTAGCTATCTTGAACTAATTAAACGAGTTGaagattgtttatttattaaagtgtaAGTTAATCATTGATTTGTTTATCGATGTTTTCTTTAATGAAATACTAGCGGTGTCTATTGTAGATCACGCCCCaagtattctttaaaaaaacatttattgcttagttttgactttcctacaattttattataataggtagtATGTATACCTAGGtgatttatcaataaaaataaaaaaaataaaatcatttatttgttttatcaaagtgtagtacaataaaattgattacagTAAGAATtgcgtataaaaatattctaatagTCTAATGTAGTAAGATACCTACAGTATAGGACTTTATTAAGGCGATAAACTTTGTCATGTAATCTTTGTGTAGGTATACAAGAGTCAAGCTTAACTGTTCGACATCTCAATTAAACAATACACTCTGATCCTTTCGGTCTTAATGTATTGTTGGAATGTTGGCAATATTTAAAGCATGCGACCCTTGGGTCTCGTAAGGCGCCTAAACAAAACGCCTACAGTTTGATTTCAGTTGTAATTCTGGGACAATGAGCACAATTCACGTAGTTTTCGCAATAGCCGACGGGGTTTTCTAGGAATTTTATTGCTTCCAACTGCTTACCTAATGACCCTGCAAGGGATCTATTTAGGGACTTGGTTTATCTTAGTTTTTGCTGTAATTCAAAAGAAAATTACTGACTGTGTCCTCTCATTTCCAACTGTAATTGGAGaatagagaaaaataatttattatttaaggaCTGCAGCACCTCCCTAAATTacttaaatgaaatttatttcttatataataattcaatgtatttatgaatttatatatatacataatagatAGGTATCACAACcatattcacataatatatattctaGAACTACTAAGTTTTGGGCATATTGTACATAAATTAGAATAAAACTACACGAATATTATGAATCATTAATTACGTCCATGGTATTTGAACGCATATCACAAAGAATGCGTATACCCGCGTCCATATGGAATTGTAAATTAGGTCAATCTGCGTGGATTAGTTGCCGGTGCCGTATAAACATCCGTAGTTCAAACCGTCTTGAATTTGTACTGAAAATAATTCCCCCATTCCCTCACAATCGAAACTAAAGAACATTGGACAAAGTCTCATCAATAAACCCGGGAGTTTTCTAATGAAGTTAAAGTTGTTTATAAAAGTTCATTTTGATTCATTGCGGAAACTTCCTCGCCATTTCGCACCTACATTCGAAACATTCATTTAGCAAGGTTTATTGTTCAGGTGCCGGCGATTCAGCcgccattttaaattttatcaatgtacattgtacatgaGTATAATGTCCTTTTAGAAGTTCTATCAAACaccaaatataataacatctGTTAAAATTTGAACTACCATACCAAACTAACATTGCTTTGTTTTGGATTATCTCTGTCTCATATCTGGCTATTGGTACCTATGGGAAGTAGGAACGTAGCAACGCTTTGATGAAAGTAACTGATAACCATTAACGAAGGAACTTAATCAGTTAATAACGCAAAGCATACCTACGCCattctaaaaattatttaaaagataaattaagtATCGAATCGATGGTTCTTGATTGAGTCATCAAATCAATCAAGAACAATACACAGACGTTCAAATagccttttaaatttaaataagtcaTAAGATTTTCCAAAAATGTTTACCTCTATACTCGATAGTCTATAATCTATAAAACAGTATTAACATAATACTTTCATTACACCGTTCGGGGACAAAAGCTTACAAAATGGCCCGCCAACTGGCGCTACGCCTATGAATTAATAGCCGTCAAGCGAGCAACTGCATATTCTACTAAAATTGCTCACATACTTCATTGCAGGGTTTCCGCGAGCGatgtaaaaagttattattcaTCTCGTCGAGATAATAACGACTTTAAGCTGGTCTGCCCAAATATTATGGCTTCCATTTTATCAcatcttttattaatttcttccCAGTCATATAGATTTAAATGTTAGGttacatacatttttcttAGGATAGGAGATTAGTTATAAGGAACAAATATCTAACTCTACTCGTACAATATTCTATTGTTTCAGTTTCTATGCCATAGCCATAATCTCTTTCGTAACCGCTAATTCTCCATTCAACGCACAAATGTTCTTGTTACGATATACGCGGGAAACACTAAGATCGATTGTAATTACAATCATAATTGCTAACAGATGCCATAATTCCGTTGTGATCTGGCAACCTCGTAGCACTCAAAGACCCCTTGTATAACGCCTCGATAATAGAATGGTCACTGAACTCGACAAATGCAGGTACCTTTATAAGTAAGTTCATAGgaaccttttttctttattacaaGAAAATACTATTTCATCAATCGGTATAGAACAGCgtagtgtaatttttttttcaaatacatcAATATTAAACGTTAGGTACCTTTTggcaattattataataattggacGATTCATATACAACTTATTTCTTGTTGATCGATAACATCTGCAGAAATAAAAAGAGcttgtatgttttttaaattctttatcgattatgtaatatattatagagccATATCGAATAGTGGCCAAAGACTGTGAAAAGGGTTGGGTCAGCGATAGATAAGAGGTCTTTGCCAGCTCGTAAAGCCATTCCATCGGACCCTACTTATCGAGATCTCTTAgtaaatttcaatttgaaaTGGATATATCTATGAAACTCTATGCCCACCATGGTACGTAAATCGGCTGGCATGAAAGGGCAATTTTCcgtgaatatttttgtatctcaCCATCAATACATGCTGTAAAGCTTTGACctatttttactataaactgtttataaatttCGCGAAGCGTGAAGGttagtatttgtaataaatatccGCTTGTAGGCAGATAGAAAGATGAAGGAAAATCTCGCATACTTTCCTGATTATAAAATGCGCTTTAAAGTCGGTCTTAcgtaagtacctaggtacctttTCTGATAAATCAAAGTATAGCTATGTTCACATGATTATGGATAGGTTATGGATCACCGTAATTTACTTATATCATCatgataattgatattatGGTATCGACCCTTAAGTAACATAAATTAAGGAGTGGCGCCTGCATAAACAAAATCAATTAccaaactaattaattaatttctagtAGTAGCGTCCCTCTTTGCATCAGGAAGCATGTCAATATGAAACCAAAACAACACGGTTATTTTGAAGCGAACATTGCGATCAATTTACGCCAAACAAGAAACATGAGCTTCAACATATTTTCAACTATTTGGATGAAATTCGATGGTCTTGTTAGCAACTACCCCCACTTTAATGAGGGTGGAGTTGGGTTTCGAGCAAGTAACAATTAGACTCTAACATTGAACATGTAGGATCTAAgcatgtaggtacatacaattccTAAATAATTGTCTCgaaaatgaaaacattatttCTTGGTTGTAGAGTTCATTTCCAAGAGGCACTTCATACTATCCAACGGACAAGCGTTAGGCCCTCGTGATAAAATCAATAGTTagatacttaaatattataggtagtTATAAGATTCTCAACGCCGAAATGAATGTAATAACATTTGCAACAGATTATTAACGTCagattaaaacacaaaaaatactatGCGATTGTCGtttgttatgtacctacctacaggttgtaaaataaacatagcttaataaaatttactagTAAAAAATGGGCggttaaacattttttaagaatatattgtaaatgttGTTGAATAGGTATTAGCGGAACGTATTAACCATATTTGAACAATCTATCGATATTTCTCATGCTCGTAAAGTTTCACATTACACCAAACCTTCGCACATATCTTAATGATTGTTATGCAACGTGTGCCCTTTACAATGTAGGCACTATGAAATCTTTTAGCGACTCAATACCATTTTGTGATAGAATTAAGCGATTGAAGCTTAGATACCTACCTCTCTTAGCAAGAATAATAGGTAGAGCTCTATTGCAATTGGTGACTGGATCTGAGTAGGTACCGACTGACTAATAGTTGCGATTTGCAATAAGTAAGTTCTCGAGACGTTTCAACGAAACAACGACTCGCtgtaattaagattaattaaaaagaatttaCGGTAATCGGCGCTAAAGCCAACAAACTCTACTTTTTCTTATTTCGTGATTATATGTTATAACGAGGTATATGATTTATCTAGGTAATTTAGTAATTATCGACTCTATGGTTGATACCTACCAACatgtaagaaataataaaataatttaatgcctaagtaattgtttttgttgatTGAATTGTCTTGTAAACATGTAGAGATGTAGAGAAGAGCGTGGATTAGGAACTTAATATTAgctaataatatgtacaattaaaaatttccatTCCAAAATTGTACAATTACAATTTGATAACCCTGctttaatacttaataattaaatttcactttaaaaaaaatgttccgCTTTTACATTACAGGCATTAAGTATTCTACTCGTACTAGTTAATCCAcctattaaaacaatttaaacggtaatttaagataatacctaggtactctACATGTTGATAATATGCGCGTATTTTGAAGGCCAATCTTACTctatttgtttacaaaataagataattaataGAGACCATAGATAATTACGAGTATACGTTATTTGAATTGATATGTAATTTGCGTAAATCCCTGCAGtctttaagatttttaaaagtggataataaatgcaatgAACATATTGCAAATATCTTTATACAGTTATAAAATTACGTACCTAATATTGCTCCTGGTAGCGTTCCTGAAAACCACTTcactgaaataatattattatttatatttgggATGTAGAGCGCGTTTTCTTTCGTCTGATTTAAAGTCCAGATGATGGTACAGTTGCTCTACTACACTTCACTTTACGCTCATGTCCGGTATGAATGCGAGATCGAGTCTTACACGAAGCCGGCTACACTATCTGTTGTCTTTCAATACATAAACAAACCGACTAGCAATCTGAAGCTTCAGATTGCTAGTCGAAGCTAGCTAGCTTCACATGGACCAGTATAACCATTTGTTCTCCTTTGATAACATCGAGATGTTTTCGCATTCGAACCAATTATACATGCATAAAGCTTACTCATTTGGTAGTGTCGAAATTGACTGACTTAAGAAAAACGATCGGGACGAAAGGTTGTGTTTAGATTCAAAGagtaattttgtttatgaGGAAGACGGGATAACATAAAATGATCACTGAGTAGGGGCTAGATTAACGCTTGCGTGACGTTCGGATACGTGCCGCGGCTGCGCATTAGGGAACTACTCGTCCTTCACATCTGGACCAATTTGTACGCTGCGGCCTTGCAACAGAGTCCATTTAAAAATGCATTGTTTTCTTAAGTATCCTGTCAATACATTGCTAATGGATGTTATACTTTAACAGTGGACGCGTAGGTGGATTTTTGATTGTGCGATAAATAACTGCAGCCAAATACATCACGTGTTCACGCAGGGGCTGGAAGATATGTGATTGCAGTGAGCTCGCAACCCCATGTTACTACTAGTGTAGGGTTACAATAGAGTAGAcgaacataaaattattctcATCACGTGTTTTAAAACGTATGTCACAAAAGAAACATGAATAAACGTGATACACAGGAGGAATAAATTAATCAGAgccataatttttatttaaaaattttacagCAACTTAAATAACTAGGTAccttaatttcaaatttttgaagattttacaTTACACATATCAAGCGATACATTTTAGgctacattttaaaatgaataatggAATAAATTTTTCCGTTGTTTTTTTCTGTGTATTTTCATTTGATTTCAAATTGATATTTGCATATTCACTCAAATATAGAAATCGCACATGCTActcatatttttctattcctTGACTGAGCCATAAGCTTGCCtaattacaatgaaaaaaatgttttactcAATTCTTAGCCTATGTGAGCAtttttacctatatatttaaGTGTAAGTAGGTACACGTTTACCAATGAGTTCTTACGCTTAtccaaattgaataaatgaagaattaatttttttttttataactaatCATCTGCGATCAGTCAATTGACTATGAGCAGATACTTTGGAATTGGATCAGAATAAATTGGCGGTATAAGAATGAGCCAGTGCCCTAATCCCCCTTACTAATGTAGCTCGACATCAATATTAGCTCTTTTCAGGCGTTTTAGCTTAAGCAATTGCTGTGAGAGGGGATTTGGATGCATTCTAAGTTTTTTTGTGTGCTTTTTGAGGTATTTTGTAGCTTCCTCCTTAATTGTAGGCATTTCTAAATACTCATTAATTTCAGAGTTGCGAGTGTGCCATGGTGCTGCTGTGAGCACTCTTAAGATGTTGTTTTGCACCCTTTGCATGCACATTAGTTTGGATTCGCTAGCGGAGGCCCAGAGTTGAATACCATATGTCCAGATAGGTTTTATTACTGTGCAGTACACTCTAAGTTTATTACTTAGAGAAAGAGTGGAAGAATTAATATAGacgtataataattaataagtatcTACGTCAAATAGTGATgaaagcatataaaaaaacattcattGGGACactaaaaaattcaaataccaTTGATAATTTCGCACAATTTAttcatacctatataataataaatacatttaaaataccgAATAGACAATACTATGTAAATTGACACATATAAAATGGCAGCTTGGTCAGGAATCCACCACAAACACTCTAGATATTaacatgataaataaatagtgcGATGAGGTATGCGCGAATTAAGGATTTTTTATaggtagttattttattaaaatttgaattaaataattatatagatacaTAATCATTGAGTGGATTATTATAACGAGATTAAAATAGGAGATCACTCCAAATCCGTATATACCCCAAAgcaattaaatgtaaatagatatattttataacttgaAAACACACAATTCTGATAACactattaaaatttgataaagtaataaaacgaGTGATATGATGTAATCTTTAAAATGCCtaggtttatatttaaatctatgGATGCAGGTAGTCTACTATTTTAAagggtttttttaaatattggcTAATTTGAccacatataataataattatgcccTGTATCAGGATACCTGTATATAGGCAAAATACTACGACAATAAAAGCGAgcataaatttaagtatattaatattaacggAAAGGCCTGGAATAAAATTGGaatgcatattatatatttagtaaattCTAACAAATAGATCAGGCACGTCCGACTTTAATCATAGAAATCTcactaataaaaacaaactgtCTTTATTTTGTTAAGCCATGTATTCATGGTAATCATTTGTTGAGCAACAGTTGATAAAAATTGTTGATGATGGGCAAGAATGTTGCTTCGAAACTTTGCATAATTGTTACTAAGTGCAGTGTTGATACCATCTCCGCAACATTTTGATTCCAATTTGTTGCTAAACAAATTTTTACCATGAATACAAGGCTTTATTGTTATCTCTTTTACTCTCACATTATTTGAAGAAAGTAAGAGCGTAACAAAACATGGATGTGTTACGATAAAAAGTGAATAAGGTACCTTAAGAGGCCTTTTCATGAATTGctgataatattttcaaagctAGACTTAATTAACGTATTATGAATGAATAACAATAGGGCAAATagacatacaataattaattataaataactatttataagtaatactTAGTAGATTTTTCGAATGCcgtaaaaaattacttttgaacCATACTAagtcataatatgtaaaaataataatataaaacaatgctCAAACAGTTTGTGCAacttaaatctataataatgtataacactccaatatacctatctattataataaaaacttgaataaaaatcaataattatttattaatataaacaatatttataataaaacaataaagatCTCCAAAGTCATATGACTAGTATTACCCtgaatttgttatattatggcATAAAGAAATCATCACTTAAgaccttttatttttaaacattttaaattgtagaataaaaacataaacacGTATCTTAATTAAAGGTgctctaataaattattgtaaataaaataaaatgtgtacatataataggtactttacataataatattatttgcgCGGTTTATGATCTTCTAAATAggcatatttaaaaaaaacaaacgaGGAATGCATATAATTGAAAGCTACCCTCATTTCTTAATAATAAGGTGATATCTTAAACCTTAATCTTTGGTAAATCACGAGATCTatgtaaatgttaatattatatcgaaaatGTCTACGAAAATTAATATCAGTCCATTAGaattttcccaaaaatctTGTCTTTAATTTCCTCTTTAATCAATCTTTAATCGGTCATTCATAATAGTTAatagatagatattttattcttagcgataaatataattttataatttactttaattttaataaaatggcttcataatataagttcttaataatattctgCTTAAATGCTTCCTCATGTAAATAAGGACAAATGCTGAAAAAGCAATTGATTCTCATTAAAGACAGATTCCAGCCAATATTATAGAAGCataactttataaattttaagaatCTCTTGGAAGTTTTGAGAGCgacatataattaattaatttacagctaatataaataataacctCTTTCTCCGGGATGAAACAATAATTTGGTCAGGTTTTTTAAGAaagcacattttttttctaattacataaatattctCCTCCTCATAAAATATTCTTCTCCAGGGCAACATATACaaactaataatttttttttaaattttggcaaATCTTCAAACCCTGTCGCTCTATGAAAGTCAAGTCTTAAGTGAATTGTAAAATAGTATACAATTGTAATGTAAAATGTCAGATAAAAGTTTAGCAAGAGCAAAATTTGTTTTCCTGTTTAGCTTGCAGCTTCTGTAGGGATTGACGGCGGCGTCCTGTTGCGCAGAGCATCGCGTATTCCACTGAGGATTCCATTCTGAAAAAATAGTTCtatttttaagattaaaattCATGCAAGATTGAAGGAAAAGggttatatatacatataaacataCAGATATAGTCTTGGACAGAGCAAAAACAGGGCTTGGCTTTGTTACAATCTTTTCTAAAATAACACAGATCAGATTCTCTGTGTAAATATGaggttaatttttttattgaatataggttcgaaaatcattaattattcgGACACATTACCACAAAGATGTTGTATTTAATTTGGAAGAAGGagttataaatatctatatgtATGTTTCTTATCACTATAGGAACaggaaaattgaaaatacataaatgacTTCACAAAGTACTCATCgattactatttttaaaaataaattaaagacgTTCTTAACTAATTTCGATAGCTGATTGTGTTATACTAACCGCAAAATTGTAATTTCTCATATGTGTAAAAGATCATATTGTATTGTTCTTGTTAATGAGATAATTAATAAGTTCTTTAAGCCGAAAGTAGGTAACTACTATTCTATTCTTATTCTAATTTTCAAACACGAAaacatttaacaaattattactaaataaaataaaatgtaaataattcgAAATTACATACCGGAACATAACTTTATCAAGCAGTATCTCAATCGCGCGATCAATGTTTTGTCCAGTCTTAGCACTCGTCTCCAGGTATGGCAAGTTGTAGTTCTTAGCAAACTCTTTGGCTCGGTTCGGATTGACCAGTCTCTTCTCTTGGAGGTCACACTTGTGGCCGCACAGTACTATATCTGGATCATCGCTTAAACTGTGCGTCtgaaatatagtatataatacatttatattatcgtATTAATAAGAAGGAAAACATTGTAATTTTTGaggtgaaacttctttatcggggttgtaaaaaaatttagtgtgaCATTTTTcagttacgcgccatctttatcttatccctaccacgcgggATTccacgtatttctgtaaagttgcatatagtaaattattttttgacaaataaggtcataaagaagtttcacttcttatgtgtgtacactagtacacgcacacattctTATTGATCTTTGTTAtatgtaatgataatattgaaatgattGCTGTTATTTAATAGGTCGTAATTATgtcacatattataatattatgttgtattttGAAAGGAAGTGAACATCCGTAAACTTAtcatatttcatgaaattttgataATGTGGTTTCATAGTATTTTCTAGATTTAACATGAGtttaataaaagattttaacaGTTTTTGAATGCCTTCTCGCTGCGAAGCTTGCGAAACGtcaggaaaataatataaaagacatttttcaaataaccTTGGTCGTACCTTCAATTGCTCAATCCAATTTCTCACTTCTAGGAAAGATGCTTCATTAGTCAAATCAAACAACAGCAAAAATCCCATTGCATCACGGTAGAAAGCCGTTGTAAGGCTCCTGAACCTGAAACATACAAACACTTTTACAAGAATTGTGagacaaaataatacaaaattattttagttatatccaaacaaaatcacaataaatatactactaattaatattaaggGTTTATATGAAACAGTTTAGAGGAAGTTAGCTGATAAATAGATTTATGTTAGTTATGTTTCTTTCATACTACCTATTTATATGCcgataaaatatagaaattctttattttttaatttatagtttattactatataatgacatgaatacaattattttatacctttCTTGTCCTGCTGTGTCCCACAATTGGAGATGTATGCGATGTTGTCTCCCATTTTGTTGGTAAACCTAAAAAATCACTCTTGTAAATATGATCATTCTTTATCTCTGTACGGTTTGTATGTTTATCcgtatacatattttataaagtacaTTTATACAGAAGTAAGTGAAGTCACTTTTATTTGCTTTTCAATCATGGAAAAATCTAACTAGTTACTGCATTGATTTTATCAGGCAATACCTACCTGGACATGACAAGCAGTACTAATTTCTGCTGTCAATTGTCATTTTCTTATACTGAAATAATTAGTACTGCTTCAAGAGTCAAGAcattatatacctaaataagCGA is a window from the Colias croceus chromosome 7, ilColCroc2.1 genome containing:
- the LOC123693383 gene encoding ras-related protein Rab-27A, giving the protein MDYDYLIKLLCVGDSGVGKTSFLYKYTDGVFHTQFISTVGIDFREKTVVYQQNGRQHRIHLQLWDTAGQERFRSLTTAFYRDAMGFLLLFDLTNEASFLEVRNWIEQLKTHSLSDDPDIVLCGHKCDLQEKRLVNPNRAKEFAKNYNLPYLETSAKTGQNIDRAIEILLDKVMFRMESSVEYAMLCATGRRRQSLQKLQAKQENKFCSC